A genome region from Baekduia alba includes the following:
- a CDS encoding NADPH-dependent FMN reductase — MPKLHVILASTRPGRAGEPIADWFVSRARAHGAFDVELVDLVEVDLPFMDEPNHPRLRRYEHQHTKDWSARIDAGDAFVFVTPEYNYGFTAPLKNAIDFLHFEWQHKPVGFVSYGGIAAGTRAVQMLKQVVTTLKMLPVFEAVNIPFHTQFIDEEGVVGANDVMEQAAAAMLDELVLSEATLRPRREAIREAEAAGKS, encoded by the coding sequence ATGCCCAAGCTGCACGTCATCCTGGCCAGCACGCGCCCCGGCCGCGCTGGGGAGCCGATCGCCGACTGGTTCGTCTCGCGCGCACGCGCGCACGGGGCGTTCGACGTCGAGCTCGTCGACCTCGTCGAGGTGGACCTGCCGTTCATGGACGAGCCCAACCACCCGCGCCTGCGCCGGTACGAGCACCAGCACACCAAGGACTGGTCGGCGCGGATCGACGCGGGCGACGCGTTCGTCTTCGTCACGCCGGAGTACAACTACGGGTTCACCGCGCCGCTGAAGAACGCGATCGACTTCCTGCACTTCGAGTGGCAGCACAAGCCGGTCGGCTTCGTCAGCTACGGCGGGATCGCGGCGGGCACGCGCGCGGTGCAGATGCTCAAGCAGGTCGTGACGACGCTGAAGATGCTGCCGGTCTTCGAGGCGGTGAACATCCCGTTCCACACGCAGTTCATCGACGAGGAGGGCGTCGTCGGAGCCAACGACGTCATGGAGCAGGCGGCCGCCGCGATGCTCGACGAGCTGGTGCTGAGCGAGGCGACCCTGCGGCCGCGCCGCGAGGCGATCCGCGAGGCCGAGGCGGCGGGCAAGTCCTAG
- a CDS encoding winged helix-turn-helix transcriptional regulator, with translation MTEVEAMCPRFHYAVELIGARWSGAILRAVLDGRHRYSDIKALIPSVSDTMLAQRLRWLEAEGLLERRPVAGSGPLRADYHLTEKGTALAPVIEALKTWAHDWVPVALPNPPIEKAS, from the coding sequence ATGACCGAGGTCGAGGCCATGTGCCCGCGCTTCCACTACGCCGTCGAGCTGATCGGCGCGCGCTGGAGCGGGGCGATCCTCCGAGCGGTGCTCGACGGCCGGCACCGGTACTCCGACATCAAGGCGCTCATCCCGAGCGTCAGCGACACGATGCTCGCCCAGCGCCTGCGCTGGCTGGAGGCCGAGGGCCTGCTCGAGCGCCGGCCCGTCGCCGGCAGCGGCCCGCTGCGGGCCGATTACCACCTCACCGAGAAGGGCACGGCCCTGGCACCGGTCATCGAGGCGCTGAAGACGTGGGCCCACGACTGGGTCCCCGTCGCGCTCCCGAACCCTCCCATCGAGAAGGCCTCCTGA
- a CDS encoding PQQ-dependent sugar dehydrogenase, producing the protein MTRRVGMGLAVAVGWALALGAPSAPAAVTLAPIGTFQQPVDVAAPPTDISRVFVVQKGGKIMVVRNGAASTFLDITGRVRSSGEEQGLLSVALAPDYAISGTFYVYYTAQPPGGAGAVGSDLTVSAFHATDPDHADPASERVVLSIPHRKEDNHNGGQLQIGPDGLLWVGTGDGGGGNDGLGNAQKTDPSWNDASAGHDARLGKLLRIDPTPGNGCGGGCTIPAGNPGFAQPEIWAYGLRNPWRYSFDRATGDLVIGDVGQETWEEVDFAAAAGGRGAGANYGWNTYEGNHPRGTSDPAGSPAGFTFPVLEKKHGAPDNFASIAGGYVVRDPALPDLLGKYVYADTYAGKIRAVTVGPGSATGDVDTGLHVSTLSSFGQDACGRVYATSLDGPVVRLSGSGACVPPPGATAPPPAGTTPTGPGGGPGAAGGAPEVKVVAASTQRPWKSGVVRLRVSCTAICRLTAGGTFLVTRTTRRAGAAVVRTLRTQTAKRVLPANTLTTVKMKVSAKTRRSLLRALNRHRRITLRFAITASDRDGHARNATARSAITRR; encoded by the coding sequence ATGACTCGGCGCGTGGGGATGGGGCTGGCGGTCGCGGTGGGCTGGGCGCTGGCGCTCGGGGCGCCGTCCGCGCCGGCGGCGGTGACGCTCGCGCCGATCGGGACGTTCCAGCAGCCGGTCGACGTCGCCGCGCCGCCCACCGACATCTCGCGCGTCTTCGTGGTCCAGAAGGGCGGCAAGATCATGGTCGTCCGCAACGGCGCGGCCTCGACCTTCCTGGACATCACCGGCCGCGTCCGCTCCTCGGGCGAGGAGCAGGGGCTGCTGTCGGTCGCCCTCGCGCCCGACTACGCGATCAGCGGCACGTTCTACGTCTACTACACGGCGCAGCCGCCGGGCGGCGCCGGCGCGGTGGGCTCGGACCTGACGGTCAGCGCGTTCCACGCCACCGACCCGGACCACGCCGACCCCGCCAGCGAGCGCGTGGTGCTGAGCATCCCGCACCGCAAGGAGGACAACCACAACGGCGGCCAGCTGCAGATCGGCCCCGACGGGCTGCTCTGGGTCGGGACCGGGGACGGCGGAGGCGGCAACGACGGGCTCGGCAACGCCCAGAAGACCGATCCCTCGTGGAACGACGCGAGCGCCGGCCACGACGCGCGGCTGGGCAAGCTGCTGCGGATCGACCCGACGCCGGGCAACGGCTGCGGTGGCGGCTGCACGATCCCGGCCGGCAACCCGGGCTTCGCCCAGCCCGAGATCTGGGCCTACGGGCTGCGCAACCCGTGGCGCTACTCGTTCGACCGGGCGACCGGCGACCTGGTGATCGGCGACGTGGGGCAGGAGACGTGGGAGGAGGTCGACTTCGCGGCCGCCGCCGGCGGGCGCGGCGCGGGCGCCAACTACGGGTGGAACACCTACGAGGGCAACCACCCGCGCGGGACGAGCGACCCGGCCGGGTCGCCGGCCGGCTTCACGTTCCCGGTGCTCGAGAAGAAGCACGGGGCGCCCGACAACTTCGCGTCGATCGCGGGCGGCTACGTCGTCCGCGACCCCGCGCTCCCGGACCTGCTCGGCAAGTACGTGTACGCCGACACCTACGCCGGCAAGATCCGCGCCGTGACCGTTGGCCCGGGCAGCGCGACCGGCGACGTCGACACCGGCCTGCACGTCTCGACGCTCTCGTCGTTCGGCCAGGACGCCTGCGGCCGCGTCTACGCGACGTCGCTCGACGGGCCCGTGGTCCGGCTGTCCGGCAGCGGCGCGTGCGTGCCGCCGCCGGGCGCGACCGCGCCGCCGCCCGCCGGGACCACGCCGACCGGCCCCGGCGGCGGGCCGGGCGCCGCGGGCGGAGCGCCGGAGGTCAAGGTCGTCGCGGCGTCCACGCAGCGGCCGTGGAAGAGCGGCGTCGTGCGCCTGCGGGTTTCCTGCACCGCGATCTGCCGCCTGACCGCGGGCGGGACGTTCCTCGTCACCAGGACGACGCGCAGGGCCGGGGCGGCGGTCGTCAGGACGCTGCGCACCCAGACCGCCAAGCGCGTCCTGCCCGCCAACACGCTGACCACCGTCAAGATGAAGGTGTCGGCCAAGACCCGCCGCTCGCTCCTGCGAGCGCTGAACCGCCACCGCCGCATCACGCTGCGCTTCGCGATCACCGCGAGCGACCGCGACGGCCACGCCCGCAACGCCACCGCCCGCTCGGCGATCACGCGGCGCTAA
- a CDS encoding PQQ-dependent sugar dehydrogenase has protein sequence MRAAQRAILGLLLGVMALAVAPSASFGASGLSLVGVARLDTPVGVVSAPGDRSRVFVVEQGGRIIAVQGRTASVFADLTDRVKSGGEQGLLGLAFAPDYPTSGKLYVYYTARPPAGAVVANDGGDVVVSELRRRDADHADVASERVILRIPHRGDQYENGGQLAFGPDGRLWIGTGDGGDDTRFGRNSQLLDPAADDAAAGYDALLGKLLRIDPAPGDGCGGGCTIPADNPGFAQREVWAYGLRNPWRFSFDAASGDLFIADVGEARWEEVDVAPTSAGRARGVNFGWPFFEGQDPGPPDAGSPPAGCCVGPAIVRSHAAPESWNAVIGGVVVHDPGLPALNGKYLYGVFNSGTIRAATVGGGQVTSDVETGLAQPALTSFGVDGCGRVYVTSLDGWLYRLSQGAGVCDAVGVTLDVPARQRATSGLVRASIACVVACSAQVQVSLRVGRAIVGRTTPRALALRAGKARTASLRVSAAIRARLRRALAGGRAVTARVVVTAHAVDSKAQRRSSVDARLRR, from the coding sequence GTGCGGGCCGCACAGCGCGCGATCCTCGGCCTGCTGCTCGGGGTCATGGCCCTCGCCGTCGCGCCGTCGGCGTCGTTCGGCGCCTCGGGGCTGTCGCTGGTCGGCGTGGCGCGGCTCGATACGCCGGTCGGCGTCGTCTCCGCGCCCGGTGACCGGTCGCGGGTGTTCGTGGTCGAGCAGGGTGGGCGGATCATCGCGGTGCAGGGGCGCACGGCGTCGGTCTTCGCGGACCTGACCGATCGCGTCAAGTCCGGTGGGGAGCAGGGGCTGCTCGGGCTGGCGTTCGCCCCCGACTACCCGACCAGCGGCAAGTTGTACGTGTACTACACGGCGCGGCCCCCGGCGGGCGCGGTGGTGGCCAACGACGGCGGCGACGTGGTCGTCAGCGAGCTGCGCCGGCGCGACGCCGACCACGCCGACGTCGCCAGCGAGCGCGTGATCCTGCGCATCCCGCACCGGGGCGACCAGTACGAGAACGGCGGCCAGCTGGCGTTCGGGCCGGACGGACGGCTGTGGATCGGGACCGGCGACGGCGGCGACGACACGCGGTTCGGCCGCAACTCGCAGCTGCTGGACCCGGCGGCCGACGACGCCGCCGCCGGCTACGACGCGCTGCTGGGCAAGCTGCTGCGGATCGACCCCGCGCCGGGCGACGGCTGCGGCGGCGGCTGCACGATCCCGGCCGACAACCCGGGCTTCGCGCAGCGCGAGGTCTGGGCCTACGGACTGCGCAACCCGTGGCGGTTCTCGTTCGACGCGGCGAGCGGCGACCTGTTCATCGCCGACGTCGGCGAGGCGCGCTGGGAGGAGGTCGACGTGGCACCGACCAGCGCCGGGCGGGCGCGCGGCGTCAACTTCGGCTGGCCGTTCTTCGAGGGCCAGGATCCCGGTCCGCCGGACGCGGGGAGCCCGCCGGCCGGATGCTGCGTCGGCCCGGCGATCGTGCGCTCTCACGCCGCCCCGGAGTCCTGGAACGCGGTGATCGGCGGCGTGGTCGTGCACGACCCGGGCCTGCCGGCGCTGAACGGGAAGTACCTCTACGGCGTGTTCAACAGCGGGACGATCCGCGCGGCGACGGTCGGCGGCGGCCAGGTCACGAGCGACGTCGAGACGGGCCTCGCCCAACCGGCGCTGACGTCGTTCGGCGTCGACGGCTGCGGTCGCGTGTACGTGACGTCGCTGGACGGCTGGCTGTACCGCCTGTCACAGGGCGCGGGCGTCTGCGACGCGGTCGGCGTGACGCTCGACGTGCCCGCCCGTCAGCGCGCGACGTCCGGGCTCGTGCGGGCGTCGATCGCCTGCGTCGTGGCCTGCTCGGCCCAGGTGCAGGTGTCGCTGCGCGTCGGCCGGGCGATCGTCGGCCGGACCACGCCGCGGGCGCTGGCGCTGCGGGCCGGCAAGGCCCGGACGGCGTCGCTGCGGGTCAGCGCCGCGATCCGCGCGAGGCTCCGCCGCGCGCTGGCCGGCGGTCGCGCCGTCACCGCCCGCGTGGTCGTCACGGCGCACGCCGTCGACAGCAAGGCGCAGCGCCGGTCGTCGGTCGACGCGCGCCTGCGCCGCTGA
- a CDS encoding lysophospholipid acyltransferase family protein, whose protein sequence is MGESEQLAKMKAQVYLDERPKEYFDRFHERGRTREPDWAYEAVRSLTLLYAWSFFRARSISTDKVPPTGPVILAPNHFSFMDHFFVGGSIRRKVRFMAKSQLFKPPMQWVYTHGGVFPVRRGHRDEEAIETAHSILGRGGCLAMYCEGGRSRDGKLADQAKPGIGRLALETGATVVPIAIHGSSKVRNWKKLEFPKVTIQYGDPFRFEPVAEPTRDRAQATANEIFDAIKVLYNGLEAHGRRGIVARVREERRALRRAGKRGTAAA, encoded by the coding sequence GTGGGCGAGTCCGAGCAGTTGGCGAAGATGAAGGCGCAGGTCTACCTCGACGAGCGCCCGAAGGAGTACTTCGACCGCTTCCACGAGCGCGGACGCACGCGCGAGCCCGACTGGGCCTACGAGGCGGTGCGCTCGCTGACGCTCCTGTACGCGTGGTCGTTCTTCCGCGCGCGGTCGATCTCGACCGACAAGGTCCCGCCGACCGGGCCGGTCATCCTGGCGCCGAACCACTTCTCGTTCATGGACCACTTCTTCGTCGGCGGCTCGATCCGCCGCAAGGTGCGGTTCATGGCGAAGTCGCAGCTCTTCAAGCCGCCGATGCAGTGGGTCTACACGCACGGCGGCGTCTTCCCGGTCCGTCGCGGGCACCGCGACGAGGAGGCGATCGAGACCGCGCACAGCATCCTCGGCCGCGGCGGCTGCCTGGCGATGTACTGCGAGGGCGGCCGGTCGCGCGACGGCAAGCTCGCCGACCAGGCCAAGCCGGGCATCGGCCGCCTGGCGCTGGAGACGGGCGCGACGGTCGTGCCGATCGCGATCCACGGCTCCTCGAAGGTCCGCAACTGGAAGAAGCTCGAGTTCCCGAAGGTGACCATCCAGTACGGGGACCCGTTCCGCTTCGAGCCGGTCGCCGAGCCGACGCGCGACCGCGCGCAGGCGACCGCGAACGAGATCTTCGACGCGATCAAGGTGCTGTACAACGGCCTCGAGGCGCACGGGCGCCGCGGGATCGTCGCGCGGGTGCGCGAAGAGCGCCGCGCGCTCCGCCGCGCCGGCAAGCGCGGCACCGCCGCCGCGTGA
- a CDS encoding biotin/lipoyl-binding carrier protein has protein sequence MADIEAHITGTVWKIECKIGDTVGEGDTVVILESMKMEMPVEAEDAGTVKEILCEEGQAVNEGDTLVVLE, from the coding sequence ATGGCGGACATCGAGGCCCACATCACGGGCACCGTGTGGAAGATCGAGTGCAAGATCGGCGACACCGTCGGGGAGGGCGACACGGTCGTCATCCTCGAGTCCATGAAGATGGAGATGCCGGTCGAGGCCGAGGACGCCGGCACGGTCAAGGAGATCCTCTGCGAAGAGGGCCAGGCCGTGAACGAGGGCGACACGCTCGTCGTCCTCGAGTAG